One window from the genome of Salvelinus sp. IW2-2015 linkage group LG30, ASM291031v2, whole genome shotgun sequence encodes:
- the LOC111954913 gene encoding nuclear pore complex protein Nup153 isoform X3 → MVNAMTGQLEQLSGAESIFNLAMAATGGGKIRSRRCHSASKPYAKSKQQQPGLISRVTDTVKSIVPSWLQKYFRNGEAAEGGGAVVGAEQNSQAPPPNGSEEVAPLPDGRDSPEPGTSNTEPSTSRASLNFQDVLSRPPLNRSHLHFPSLDTSPARRGPSSLFSQPSTSSAPFSGGPFAGALPSFSLVKEIKDNSSQHEDDNISTTSGFSSRASDKDVPNSKTASLPQLWSPETDRTHSGPQQSQSSLKKPAFNLSVFGTSSTVSVSQSSQSSTSTMNSSVLNSSHLGDSPFYPGKTTYGGAAAVRTARSRTAIPYQAPLRRQIKAKPAGAQPCGVTSATARRILQSLERMSSPLADAKRIPSTVSSPLSTSLDGSTLHLSHFQAKKKLLDSPLPPVQKLVIPVAASVSGNRSMSFRPSLTPGGLARTPRDTPTRQSPLIPEAVAGPSQSTSSILPTYPLSSTPASSSTGSGGGKMKRERTSTRPSSKRPEDQIAELSDLPAISLPHSPSFSLPSFSFFPLPTVTSTAALTTSPVLEEPIPNKVPPTTAPSTPPSTPFTFSSPIVMATAASPPSFSPSSGFTFSAPVVKTGLSLSNGKMATPVLAAVKHAASESMDEFEGPYKPAKVLKQGSVLDLLNGPGFAVPVTQTSPVPKAHQETPALSTTTPSLGDLFKAPTGSWDCVVQNKPTDTKCVTPRLNSGSSLAKTDSIPLLSGLEGSTTTTTPAATFGSLFAKPAGSWDCDTCLVQNKPDAVKCVACETAKPGTGVKAKLTMPAFLEAKTLPAAAPLLGFGDKFKKPEGAWECGVCMVQNKAQDTKCVSCGIAKPGATAAPPSLTPAPVSVTPLLGFGAQFKKPEGAWECDVCCIENKGADKECVACQTPKPGAKVEPKAFGSSSFGIQSSSDSGGFKFGMGASSDSGSGGFKFGGTLLDSSSGGFKFGASASSDSTSTDTSSSAGFKFGGSSEGCKFAASAASTPAVDEGKKAEAPNMGAGFKFGVGGGLSFGTAAAASTESEPPYGGFSFHLVATSDSSSSTFSLPVSTENDSGASTETTTTTTTAAAPMFGKLAEAKATALTTPLGGSIFRESQEKDKAPFTFGKHEKEVASMGSGFLFSVPSKEGGASAPSTGFSFSKPDPPKDQPNAPALAFGKPEDQSETPAAEAPKPSFSFGQSTTDAAAPKPAFGFMASTTTSSSTTPAPSLFGTLSSSTPAPAAIPAPSTFLFGQSASTEATPAKSFLFGQSQDSLPAPAVSLNPGPAQPFLFGSGPNAAAPSFTFGAAAPSTAAPSAAPAPFVFSPASSTGFGSGQAPTFGQGTSQTSAPAFGSPAPSPFSATASQPPAFGAKPNSVPVFGHQANSTPAFGSSAPTTPGGGFQFGGASVFGTSSNSTGVFAFGGAPGGSPAPSATPSIAPQPSAPGSGFNFAAPPTFNIGSKSTTFTAAAAGQHSIPGRKIKTAVRRKK, encoded by the exons ATGGTTAATGCTATGACAGGACAGTTGGAACAGCTATCCGGTGCCGAGTCGATATTCAATCTAGCCATGGCGGCCACGGGTGGAGGGAAAATTAGAAGCAGAAGATGTCATAGCGCTTCGAAACCATACGCCAAAAGCAAACAG CAGCAGCCTGGCTTGATTAGTCGAGTGACAGACACAGTCAAGAGTATCGTTCCTTCATGGCTGCAGAAATACTTCAGGAATGGGGAGGCTGCAGAAGGGGGAGGGGCTGTAGTGGGGGCGGAGCAGAACAGCCAGGCCCCTCCCCCAAATGGCAGCGAGGAGGTAGCACCCCTTCCTGATGGACGGGACTCTCCGGAGCCTGGTACCAGCAATACAG AACCTTCGACAAGCAGGGCATCCCTGAACTTCCAGGATGTTCTGTCGAGGCCCCCCCTCAACCGCTCTCATCTCCACTTCCCCTCCCTGGACACCTCCCCAGCCCGCAGGGGCCccagctctctcttctcccagccctccacctcctctgccCCTTTTTCCGGGGGCCCTTTCGCTGGGGCCTTGCCCAGCTTCTCCCTTGTCAAAGAGATCAAGGACAACAGCTCACAGCACGAGGACGACAACATCTCTACCACCAGCGGCTTCTCTTCACGTGCATCAGACAAAG ATGTACCTAATTCGAAGACCGCATCGCTACCCCAGCTCTGGTCCCCGGAGACGGACCGGACCCACTCTGGGCCCCAGCAGTCCCAGTCCAGTCTCAAGAAGCCTGCGTTCAACCTGTCTGTCTTTGGGACGTCCTCCACTGTGAGtgtcagtcagtcaagtcagtccTCCACT TCTACGATGAACAGTTCAGTGCTGAATTCCAGTCATTTGGGGGATTCCCCCTTCTACCCAGGGAAGACTACCTACGGGGGAGCGGCTGCTGTTAGAACAGCCCGTTCACGCACAGCCATACCTTACCAG GCTCCATTGCGGAGACAGATCAAGGCCAAGCCTGCTGGGGCTCAGCCCTGTGGGGTGACCAGCGCTACCGCCCGACGCATCCTACAGTCCCTGGagcgcatgtccagccccctCGCT GATGCCAAGAGAATCCCCTCTACAGTGTCCTCTCCCTTGTCAACA TCACTGGATGGCAGCACTCTACACCTTTCACATTTTCAGGCCAAAAAGAAACTG TTGGACTCTCCCCTCCCCCCAGTCCAGAAGCTGGTGATCCCGGTGGCAGCGTCAGTGTCGGGGAACCGTTCCATGTCCTTCAGGCCCTCTCTGACCCCTGGGGGCCTGGCTCGGACCCCTAGAGACACG CCCACAAGACAATCCCCTCTGATTCCTGAAGCAGTGGCAGGTCCTTCTCAAAGCACAAGCAGCATTCTACCCACCTACCCTCTGTCCAGCACTCCTGCATCCAGCAGCACAGGGTCAGGAGGTGggaagatgaagagggagaggaccAGCACAAGACCCTCTTCCAAACGTCCTGAAGACCAG ATCGCTGAGCTATCGGACCTGCCAGCCATCTCGCTCCCCCACAGCCCGTCCTTCAGTCTGCCCAGCTTCAGCTTCTTCCCGCTTCCCACAGTCACGTCCACTGCCGCTCTCACTACCTCACCTGTCCTGGAGGAGCCCATCCCTAACAAG GTGCCACCGACTACagccccctctacccctccctccacACCTTTCACCTTCTCCTCCCCTATCGTCATGGCAACTGCTGCTAGCCCACCGTCCTTCTCCCCGTCT TCTGGATTTACCTTCAGTGCACCTGTAGTGAAAACGGGTCTGTCACTATCCAACGGGAAGATGGCCACCCCAGTATTGGCAGCAG TGAAGCACGCTGCCAGTGAGAGCATGGATGAGTTTGAAGGGCCGTATAAACCAGCCAAGGTGTTGAAACAGGGCAGTGTTCTGGACCTCCTGAATGGACCTG GATTTGCTGTTCCTGTTACTCAGACCTCCCCTGTCCCCAAAGCCCACCAGGAGACCCCAGCACTGtccaccaccaccccctccctTGGGGACTTGTTCAAAGCGCCAACAGGTTCCTGGGACTGTGTGGTGCAGAACAAACCCACTGACACCAAGTGTGTGACCCCACGACTAAACTCTGGCTCTTCTTTAGCAAAAACCGACAGTATACCCTTGTTGTCCGGGCTGGAGggttccaccaccaccactactcccGCTGCAACTTTTGGGTCCCTGTTCGCAAAGCCTGCAGGAAGCTGGGACTGTGACACTTGTCTTGTTCAGAACAAGCCTGATGCTGTCAAATGTGTGGCCTGTGAGACAGCCAAGCCTGGGACTGGAGTTAAGGCCAAACTGACTATGCCTGCCTTCTTGGAGGCTAAGACTCTGCCCGCTGCTGCCCCACTCCTGGGCTTCGGAGACAAATTTAAGAAGCCAGAGGGAGCATGGGAGTGTGGCGTGTGCATGGTGCAGAACAAGGCGCAGGACACCAAGTGTGTTTCCTGTGGGATCGCTAAGCCAG GAGCAACGGCAGCGCCTCCATCTCTAACTCCCGCCCCTGTCAGCGTCACTCCTCTACTAGGCTTTGGGGCCCAGTTCAAGAAGCCAGAGGGAGCGTGGGAGTGTGATGTGTGCTGTATTGAGAACAAGGGAGCAGACAAGGAGTGTGTGGCCTGCCAGACCCCCAAGCCTGGAGCTAAAGTAGAGCCCAAAG CATTTGGTTCCTCATCGTTTGGtatccagtcctcttctgactcgGGGGGATTCAAGTTTGGCATGGGGGCGTCATCGGACTCTGGTTCTGGGGGCTTCAAATTCGGCGGCACCCTCTTGGACTCCTCTTCAGGGGGCTTCAAATTTGGTGCATCTGCCTCATCGGACTCTACCTCGACAGACACCAGCAGCTCTGCAGGCTTCAAATTTGGCGGCTCCTCTGAGGGGTGCAAATTTGCAGCTTCAGCTGCTTCCACCCCTGCAGTGGACGAGGGGAAGAAGGCTGAAGCCCCCAATATGGGTGCCGGGTTCAAATTTGGCGTCGGCGGTGGGCTCTCGTTCGGCACTGCAGCAGCTGCTAGCACGGAGAGTGAACCCCCTTACGGTGGGTTCTCCTTTCATCTGGTGGCAACCTCTgattcctcctcctctactttcaGCCTCCCTGTTTCTACAGAGAATGATAGTGGAGCTTCTACAGAAACCACGACTACCACCACCACAGCAGCAGCTCCTATGTTTGGGAAGCTGGCTGAAGCCAAGGCTACAGCGCTGACCACACCACTAGGGGGCAGCATATTCAGGGAATCACAAGAGAAAGACAAGGCCCCTTTCACCTTTGGGAAGCATGAGAAGGAGGTTGCCTCTATGGGTTCTGGGTTCCTGTTCAGTGTTCCTAGTAAAGAGGGGGGGGCATCAGCTCCATCTACAGGCTTTTCCTTCAGTAAGCCAGACCCACCTAAAGACCAGCCCAATGCACCTGCCTTGGCCTTTGGGAAGCCGGAAGACCAGAGTGAGACCCCAGCAGCAGAAGCCCCTAAGCCCTCATTCAGCTTTGGGCAAAGCACAACAG ATGCTGCAGCCCCAAAGCCAGCATTTGGGTTCATGGCAAGCACCACCACCTCTTCTTCCACCACCCCTGCCCCCAGTCTGTTTGGGACCCTCAGCAGCTCCACTCCTGCCCCAGCCGCTATCCCAGCCCCCAGTACCTTCCTGTTTGGGCAGAGTGCCTCCACTGAGGCCACCCCAGCCAAGTCCTTCTTGTTTGGGCAGAGCCAGGACAGCCTGCCTGCCCCTGCAGTCTCTCTGAACCCTGGCCCGGCTCAGCCCTTCCTGTTTGGGTCTGGACCTAATGCTGCTGCTCCCTCCTTCACTTTTGGAGCAGCGGCGCCCTCCACTGCAG CTCCATCAGCAGCCCCTGCTCCGTTTGTATTCAGCCCTGCCTCCTCGACTGGGTTTGGGTCAGGACAAGCTCCTACCTTTGGTCAGGGCACCTCCCAAACCAGTGCCCCAGCGTTTGGTTCCCCCGCCCCGTCCCCCTTCTCTGCCACTGCCTCCCAGCCCCCTGCCTTCGGAGCCAAGCCCAACTCTGTCCCCGTGTTTGGCCACCAAGCCAACTCCACTCCTGCTTTTGGCTCATCCGCCCCCACCACACCAG GTGGAGGTTTCCAGTTTGGCGGAGCCAGTGTGTTCGGCACCTCCAGTAACAGCACGGGGGTGTTTGCTTTCGGAGGGGCACCAGGAGGGTCCCCCGCCCCTTCTGCCACGCCCTCCATCGCACCCCAACCCAGTGCACCTGGAAGTGGTTTCAACTTCGCAGCGCCCCCTACCTTTAATATTGG ATCAAAGAGCACCACCTTCACTGCAGCTGCCGCCGGACAGCACTCAATCCCCGGTCGCAAGATCAAAACAGCCGTCCGACGTAAGAAGTAA
- the LOC111954913 gene encoding nuclear pore complex protein Nup153 isoform X1, with product MVNAMTGQLEQLSGAESIFNLAMAATGGGKIRSRRCHSASKPYAKSKQQQPGLISRVTDTVKSIVPSWLQKYFRNGEAAEGGGAVVGAEQNSQAPPPNGSEEVAPLPDGRDSPEPGTSNTEPSTSRASLNFQDVLSRPPLNRSHLHFPSLDTSPARRGPSSLFSQPSTSSAPFSGGPFAGALPSFSLVKEIKDNSSQHEDDNISTTSGFSSRASDKDVPNSKTASLPQLWSPETDRTHSGPQQSQSSLKKPAFNLSVFGTSSTVSVSQSSQSSTSTMNSSVLNSSHLGDSPFYPGKTTYGGAAAVRTARSRTAIPYQAPLRRQIKAKPAGAQPCGVTSATARRILQSLERMSSPLADAKRIPSTVSSPLSTSLDGSTLHLSHFQAKKKLLDSPLPPVQKLVIPVAASVSGNRSMSFRPSLTPGGLARTPRDTPTRQSPLIPEAVAGPSQSTSSILPTYPLSSTPASSSTGSGGGKMKRERTSTRPSSKRPEDQIAELSDLPAISLPHSPSFSLPSFSFFPLPTVTSTAALTTSPVLEEPIPNKVPPTTAPSTPPSTPFTFSSPIVMATAASPPSFSPSSGFTFSAPVVKTGLSLSNGKMATPVLAAVKHAASESMDEFEGPYKPAKVLKQGSVLDLLNGPGFAVPVTQTSPVPKAHQETPALSTTTPSLGDLFKAPTGSWDCVVQNKPTDTKCVTPRLNSGSSLAKTDSIPLLSGLEGSTTTTTPAATFGSLFAKPAGSWDCDTCLVQNKPDAVKCVACETAKPGTGVKAKLTMPAFLEAKTLPAAAPLLGFGDKFKKPEGAWECGVCMVQNKAQDTKCVSCGIAKPGSETREQPGATAAPPSLTPAPVSVTPLLGFGAQFKKPEGAWECDVCCIENKGADKECVACQTPKPGAKVEPKAFGSSSFGIQSSSDSGGFKFGMGASSDSGSGGFKFGGTLLDSSSGGFKFGASASSDSTSTDTSSSAGFKFGGSSEGCKFAASAASTPAVDEGKKAEAPNMGAGFKFGVGGGLSFGTAAAASTESEPPYGGFSFHLVATSDSSSSTFSLPVSTENDSGASTETTTTTTTAAAPMFGKLAEAKATALTTPLGGSIFRESQEKDKAPFTFGKHEKEVASMGSGFLFSVPSKEGGASAPSTGFSFSKPDPPKDQPNAPALAFGKPEDQSETPAAEAPKPSFSFGQSTTDAAAPKPAFGFMASTTTSSSTTPAPSLFGTLSSSTPAPAAIPAPSTFLFGQSASTEATPAKSFLFGQSQDSLPAPAVSLNPGPAQPFLFGSGPNAAAPSFTFGAAAPSTAAPSAAPAPFVFSPASSTGFGSGQAPTFGQGTSQTSAPAFGSPAPSPFSATASQPPAFGAKPNSVPVFGHQANSTPAFGSSAPTTPGGGFQFGGASVFGTSSNSTGVFAFGGAPGGSPAPSATPSIAPQPSAPGSGFNFAAPPTFNIGSKSTTFTAAAAGQHSIPGRKIKTAVRRKK from the exons ATGGTTAATGCTATGACAGGACAGTTGGAACAGCTATCCGGTGCCGAGTCGATATTCAATCTAGCCATGGCGGCCACGGGTGGAGGGAAAATTAGAAGCAGAAGATGTCATAGCGCTTCGAAACCATACGCCAAAAGCAAACAG CAGCAGCCTGGCTTGATTAGTCGAGTGACAGACACAGTCAAGAGTATCGTTCCTTCATGGCTGCAGAAATACTTCAGGAATGGGGAGGCTGCAGAAGGGGGAGGGGCTGTAGTGGGGGCGGAGCAGAACAGCCAGGCCCCTCCCCCAAATGGCAGCGAGGAGGTAGCACCCCTTCCTGATGGACGGGACTCTCCGGAGCCTGGTACCAGCAATACAG AACCTTCGACAAGCAGGGCATCCCTGAACTTCCAGGATGTTCTGTCGAGGCCCCCCCTCAACCGCTCTCATCTCCACTTCCCCTCCCTGGACACCTCCCCAGCCCGCAGGGGCCccagctctctcttctcccagccctccacctcctctgccCCTTTTTCCGGGGGCCCTTTCGCTGGGGCCTTGCCCAGCTTCTCCCTTGTCAAAGAGATCAAGGACAACAGCTCACAGCACGAGGACGACAACATCTCTACCACCAGCGGCTTCTCTTCACGTGCATCAGACAAAG ATGTACCTAATTCGAAGACCGCATCGCTACCCCAGCTCTGGTCCCCGGAGACGGACCGGACCCACTCTGGGCCCCAGCAGTCCCAGTCCAGTCTCAAGAAGCCTGCGTTCAACCTGTCTGTCTTTGGGACGTCCTCCACTGTGAGtgtcagtcagtcaagtcagtccTCCACT TCTACGATGAACAGTTCAGTGCTGAATTCCAGTCATTTGGGGGATTCCCCCTTCTACCCAGGGAAGACTACCTACGGGGGAGCGGCTGCTGTTAGAACAGCCCGTTCACGCACAGCCATACCTTACCAG GCTCCATTGCGGAGACAGATCAAGGCCAAGCCTGCTGGGGCTCAGCCCTGTGGGGTGACCAGCGCTACCGCCCGACGCATCCTACAGTCCCTGGagcgcatgtccagccccctCGCT GATGCCAAGAGAATCCCCTCTACAGTGTCCTCTCCCTTGTCAACA TCACTGGATGGCAGCACTCTACACCTTTCACATTTTCAGGCCAAAAAGAAACTG TTGGACTCTCCCCTCCCCCCAGTCCAGAAGCTGGTGATCCCGGTGGCAGCGTCAGTGTCGGGGAACCGTTCCATGTCCTTCAGGCCCTCTCTGACCCCTGGGGGCCTGGCTCGGACCCCTAGAGACACG CCCACAAGACAATCCCCTCTGATTCCTGAAGCAGTGGCAGGTCCTTCTCAAAGCACAAGCAGCATTCTACCCACCTACCCTCTGTCCAGCACTCCTGCATCCAGCAGCACAGGGTCAGGAGGTGggaagatgaagagggagaggaccAGCACAAGACCCTCTTCCAAACGTCCTGAAGACCAG ATCGCTGAGCTATCGGACCTGCCAGCCATCTCGCTCCCCCACAGCCCGTCCTTCAGTCTGCCCAGCTTCAGCTTCTTCCCGCTTCCCACAGTCACGTCCACTGCCGCTCTCACTACCTCACCTGTCCTGGAGGAGCCCATCCCTAACAAG GTGCCACCGACTACagccccctctacccctccctccacACCTTTCACCTTCTCCTCCCCTATCGTCATGGCAACTGCTGCTAGCCCACCGTCCTTCTCCCCGTCT TCTGGATTTACCTTCAGTGCACCTGTAGTGAAAACGGGTCTGTCACTATCCAACGGGAAGATGGCCACCCCAGTATTGGCAGCAG TGAAGCACGCTGCCAGTGAGAGCATGGATGAGTTTGAAGGGCCGTATAAACCAGCCAAGGTGTTGAAACAGGGCAGTGTTCTGGACCTCCTGAATGGACCTG GATTTGCTGTTCCTGTTACTCAGACCTCCCCTGTCCCCAAAGCCCACCAGGAGACCCCAGCACTGtccaccaccaccccctccctTGGGGACTTGTTCAAAGCGCCAACAGGTTCCTGGGACTGTGTGGTGCAGAACAAACCCACTGACACCAAGTGTGTGACCCCACGACTAAACTCTGGCTCTTCTTTAGCAAAAACCGACAGTATACCCTTGTTGTCCGGGCTGGAGggttccaccaccaccactactcccGCTGCAACTTTTGGGTCCCTGTTCGCAAAGCCTGCAGGAAGCTGGGACTGTGACACTTGTCTTGTTCAGAACAAGCCTGATGCTGTCAAATGTGTGGCCTGTGAGACAGCCAAGCCTGGGACTGGAGTTAAGGCCAAACTGACTATGCCTGCCTTCTTGGAGGCTAAGACTCTGCCCGCTGCTGCCCCACTCCTGGGCTTCGGAGACAAATTTAAGAAGCCAGAGGGAGCATGGGAGTGTGGCGTGTGCATGGTGCAGAACAAGGCGCAGGACACCAAGTGTGTTTCCTGTGGGATCGCTAAGCCAGGTAGTGAGACGAGAGAACAACCTG GAGCAACGGCAGCGCCTCCATCTCTAACTCCCGCCCCTGTCAGCGTCACTCCTCTACTAGGCTTTGGGGCCCAGTTCAAGAAGCCAGAGGGAGCGTGGGAGTGTGATGTGTGCTGTATTGAGAACAAGGGAGCAGACAAGGAGTGTGTGGCCTGCCAGACCCCCAAGCCTGGAGCTAAAGTAGAGCCCAAAG CATTTGGTTCCTCATCGTTTGGtatccagtcctcttctgactcgGGGGGATTCAAGTTTGGCATGGGGGCGTCATCGGACTCTGGTTCTGGGGGCTTCAAATTCGGCGGCACCCTCTTGGACTCCTCTTCAGGGGGCTTCAAATTTGGTGCATCTGCCTCATCGGACTCTACCTCGACAGACACCAGCAGCTCTGCAGGCTTCAAATTTGGCGGCTCCTCTGAGGGGTGCAAATTTGCAGCTTCAGCTGCTTCCACCCCTGCAGTGGACGAGGGGAAGAAGGCTGAAGCCCCCAATATGGGTGCCGGGTTCAAATTTGGCGTCGGCGGTGGGCTCTCGTTCGGCACTGCAGCAGCTGCTAGCACGGAGAGTGAACCCCCTTACGGTGGGTTCTCCTTTCATCTGGTGGCAACCTCTgattcctcctcctctactttcaGCCTCCCTGTTTCTACAGAGAATGATAGTGGAGCTTCTACAGAAACCACGACTACCACCACCACAGCAGCAGCTCCTATGTTTGGGAAGCTGGCTGAAGCCAAGGCTACAGCGCTGACCACACCACTAGGGGGCAGCATATTCAGGGAATCACAAGAGAAAGACAAGGCCCCTTTCACCTTTGGGAAGCATGAGAAGGAGGTTGCCTCTATGGGTTCTGGGTTCCTGTTCAGTGTTCCTAGTAAAGAGGGGGGGGCATCAGCTCCATCTACAGGCTTTTCCTTCAGTAAGCCAGACCCACCTAAAGACCAGCCCAATGCACCTGCCTTGGCCTTTGGGAAGCCGGAAGACCAGAGTGAGACCCCAGCAGCAGAAGCCCCTAAGCCCTCATTCAGCTTTGGGCAAAGCACAACAG ATGCTGCAGCCCCAAAGCCAGCATTTGGGTTCATGGCAAGCACCACCACCTCTTCTTCCACCACCCCTGCCCCCAGTCTGTTTGGGACCCTCAGCAGCTCCACTCCTGCCCCAGCCGCTATCCCAGCCCCCAGTACCTTCCTGTTTGGGCAGAGTGCCTCCACTGAGGCCACCCCAGCCAAGTCCTTCTTGTTTGGGCAGAGCCAGGACAGCCTGCCTGCCCCTGCAGTCTCTCTGAACCCTGGCCCGGCTCAGCCCTTCCTGTTTGGGTCTGGACCTAATGCTGCTGCTCCCTCCTTCACTTTTGGAGCAGCGGCGCCCTCCACTGCAG CTCCATCAGCAGCCCCTGCTCCGTTTGTATTCAGCCCTGCCTCCTCGACTGGGTTTGGGTCAGGACAAGCTCCTACCTTTGGTCAGGGCACCTCCCAAACCAGTGCCCCAGCGTTTGGTTCCCCCGCCCCGTCCCCCTTCTCTGCCACTGCCTCCCAGCCCCCTGCCTTCGGAGCCAAGCCCAACTCTGTCCCCGTGTTTGGCCACCAAGCCAACTCCACTCCTGCTTTTGGCTCATCCGCCCCCACCACACCAG GTGGAGGTTTCCAGTTTGGCGGAGCCAGTGTGTTCGGCACCTCCAGTAACAGCACGGGGGTGTTTGCTTTCGGAGGGGCACCAGGAGGGTCCCCCGCCCCTTCTGCCACGCCCTCCATCGCACCCCAACCCAGTGCACCTGGAAGTGGTTTCAACTTCGCAGCGCCCCCTACCTTTAATATTGG ATCAAAGAGCACCACCTTCACTGCAGCTGCCGCCGGACAGCACTCAATCCCCGGTCGCAAGATCAAAACAGCCGTCCGACGTAAGAAGTAA